A genome region from Sphingobacteriaceae bacterium GW460-11-11-14-LB5 includes the following:
- a CDS encoding MFS transporter → MNVKFRLTIMSFMQFFVWAAWLITIANYWFGTKQWDGADFGIIFSTMGIASLFMPTITGILADKWINAERLYAILHILYAATMFYLPQVEDPHTFFWVILVAMCFYMPTIALSNSISYTTLKNGNFDVVKNFPPIRVWGTVGFIAAMWLTNLTGNKASANQFYIAGVSALMLGLYSFTLPACKPLNLISEKKTFAQKLGLESFKLFADYKMALFFIFSMFLGAALQLTNAYGDVFLDEFKLFPVFAESFVIRYSTIILSISQISETLFILAIPFFLKRFGIKWVIAIAMFAWVLRFGLFAFGDPSTNLWMIITSCIVYGMAFDFFNISGSLFVETSTTPKTRSSAQGLFMMMTNGFGAVFGSLVSGWMINKYFTTYYSSIDSLSKYVKSEADNKHLLQFLKNKGISVLENGNLSRALDVKDWHNIWLSFTIYVLVIAIVFVVIFKHKHTRAEVEAINHL, encoded by the coding sequence ATGAACGTTAAGTTTCGCTTAACTATAATGAGTTTCATGCAATTCTTTGTATGGGCTGCCTGGTTAATTACGATTGCAAATTATTGGTTTGGAACCAAACAATGGGATGGTGCAGATTTTGGGATAATTTTCTCTACCATGGGCATTGCATCGTTATTTATGCCAACCATAACAGGTATTCTTGCAGATAAATGGATCAATGCTGAAAGGTTATATGCAATCTTACATATTCTTTATGCCGCCACCATGTTCTATCTTCCTCAGGTAGAAGATCCACACACTTTCTTTTGGGTAATACTGGTAGCCATGTGTTTTTACATGCCAACCATTGCATTAAGTAATTCCATTAGCTACACAACGTTAAAAAACGGCAATTTCGATGTAGTGAAAAACTTTCCACCCATTCGTGTATGGGGAACGGTTGGTTTTATTGCTGCCATGTGGCTTACCAATTTAACGGGTAATAAAGCAAGTGCGAATCAGTTCTACATTGCAGGTGTCAGTGCCTTAATGCTGGGATTATACTCTTTTACCCTTCCCGCCTGTAAGCCTTTGAACCTCATTAGTGAGAAAAAAACATTCGCACAGAAACTGGGCTTAGAATCTTTCAAGCTGTTTGCCGACTACAAAATGGCATTGTTTTTTATCTTCTCTATGTTTTTAGGAGCTGCATTACAATTAACAAATGCTTATGGTGATGTATTTTTAGATGAATTTAAATTATTTCCTGTTTTTGCCGAATCTTTTGTCATCCGATATTCTACCATTATTTTATCCATCTCTCAAATATCAGAAACATTGTTTATTCTGGCTATTCCATTCTTTTTGAAAAGATTTGGGATTAAATGGGTAATTGCAATTGCCATGTTTGCCTGGGTATTACGTTTTGGCTTATTTGCTTTTGGCGATCCATCTACCAATTTATGGATGATCATCACTTCTTGTATTGTATACGGTATGGCATTCGATTTCTTTAATATTTCGGGGTCATTGTTCGTCGAAACATCAACTACACCAAAAACACGTTCATCTGCACAAGGTTTATTTATGATGATGACTAACGGTTTCGGCGCTGTGTTTGGAAGTTTAGTATCAGGTTGGATGATTAATAAATATTTTACGACCTATTATAGCAGTATCGATTCGTTATCTAAATATGTAAAGAGCGAAGCAGACAATAAGCATTTGCTGCAGTTTTTGAAAAACAAAGGAATCAGCGTGTTAGAGAATGGAAATTTAAGCAGGGCTTTAGATGTAAAAGACTGGCACAACATCTGGCTATCTTTCACCATTTATGTATTGGTTATTGCGATAGTTTTTGTTGTCATATTTAAACACAAACATACACGGGCAGAAGTAGAAGCCATTAACCA
- a CDS encoding electron transfer flavoprotein subunit alpha: MSVLVYVEQAEGKFKKSVFEAVSYAKAIADQQSTQLTAISIGDVADSELKELGKYGASKVLNVSSDQLKTFVNQAYASVIAAAAEKEGADIVVLSNSFSGKGLAPRIAVKLKAGLADGAVELPSNDGKFSVKKTAFSGKAFAITELTSANKVIALNPNAFGVKENATDAAIEVFTADVKQSDLGTVIKEIVRATDKVSLPDAELVVSAGRGLKGPENWGMIEELAGLLGAATACSKPVSDADWRPHSEHVGQTGIAISPNLYIAIGISGAIQHLAGVSSSKVIVVINKDPEAPFFKVADYGIVGDAFEVVPKLIEALKAHKG, translated from the coding sequence ATGTCAGTATTAGTATATGTAGAACAAGCTGAGGGAAAATTTAAGAAATCTGTATTTGAAGCCGTATCTTATGCCAAAGCCATTGCCGATCAACAATCAACTCAGTTAACCGCAATTTCTATTGGCGACGTAGCTGATAGCGAATTAAAGGAATTGGGTAAATACGGTGCATCCAAAGTATTAAACGTGAGTTCCGATCAGTTAAAAACTTTCGTAAACCAGGCTTATGCAAGTGTTATTGCAGCAGCAGCGGAAAAAGAAGGTGCCGATATTGTGGTTTTATCTAACTCTTTCTCTGGCAAAGGTTTAGCTCCACGTATTGCAGTAAAACTTAAGGCAGGTTTAGCTGACGGTGCAGTTGAGTTACCGAGTAATGATGGTAAATTTTCGGTTAAAAAAACCGCTTTTTCAGGTAAAGCATTTGCCATTACCGAATTAACATCGGCCAATAAAGTAATCGCGTTAAACCCAAATGCATTTGGTGTTAAAGAAAATGCTACTGATGCAGCAATAGAAGTTTTTACCGCTGATGTTAAACAATCAGATTTAGGAACTGTTATTAAAGAGATTGTTAGGGCAACAGATAAAGTGTCATTACCTGATGCAGAATTGGTGGTTTCGGCCGGTAGAGGTTTAAAAGGACCAGAAAACTGGGGAATGATTGAAGAATTGGCTGGTTTGTTAGGTGCAGCTACAGCATGCTCTAAACCCGTATCGGATGCAGACTGGAGACCACACTCAGAGCACGTTGGTCAAACCGGTATTGCCATTAGTCCTAACCTTTACATTGCAATCGGTATTTCTGGCGCGATCCAGCATTTGGCTGGTGTGAGTTCTTCAAAAGTGATTGTCGTAATCAACAAAGATCCGGAAGCACCTTTCTTTAAAGTGGCCGATTATGGTATTGTTGGAGATGCTTTTGAGGTGGTACCAAAATTAATTGAAGCATTAAAAGCACATAAGGGATAA
- a CDS encoding electron transfer flavoprotein subunit alpha, whose product MKILVCISNVPDTTTKITFTNDNTEFNTSGVQYIVNPYDEIALSRAIELTEGGKGTVTVINVGEAGNDPTIRKALAIGADDAVRVNAAPRDAYFVAKQLAEYAKDKDFNLILTGRESIDYNGNQVAAMVGEFLDIPSVSIIKKLDVDGDTATIEREIEGGKEVLTVSGKLVASCAEGVAEPKIPNMRGIMSARTKPLVVVDAVAIEEVTKVTKYETPAPRGTVKLIPADQTESLISLLHSEAKVI is encoded by the coding sequence ATGAAAATATTAGTTTGTATCAGTAATGTGCCAGACACAACGACAAAAATAACTTTTACTAATGATAATACCGAATTCAATACGTCAGGAGTGCAATATATTGTTAATCCATACGATGAAATCGCTTTATCAAGGGCAATTGAGTTGACCGAAGGCGGTAAAGGAACAGTAACCGTTATTAATGTCGGCGAAGCGGGTAACGATCCTACCATCAGAAAAGCGCTTGCAATTGGTGCAGATGATGCAGTTAGGGTTAATGCGGCACCGAGAGATGCTTATTTCGTGGCAAAACAGCTAGCAGAATATGCAAAAGATAAAGATTTCAATCTAATTTTAACTGGTCGCGAGTCTATTGATTATAATGGTAATCAGGTTGCCGCTATGGTTGGCGAATTTTTAGACATCCCTTCAGTATCTATTATTAAAAAATTAGATGTTGATGGCGATACAGCAACAATTGAAAGAGAAATTGAAGGTGGTAAAGAAGTTTTAACGGTTTCAGGTAAGTTGGTTGCAAGTTGTGCCGAAGGCGTAGCAGAACCAAAAATTCCGAATATGCGTGGTATCATGAGCGCCAGAACAAAACCATTGGTGGTAGTAGATGCCGTTGCTATTGAAGAAGTAACCAAAGTAACCAAATACGAAACCCCTGCTCCTCGCGGAACGGTAAAATTAATTCCTGCCGACCAAACAGAATCGTTAATTAGTTTACTTCACAGCGAAGCTAAAGTGATATAA
- a CDS encoding tetratricopeptide repeat protein, producing the protein MSSTRLSKLLEFLESDPNDPFILYALATEYNAQNDKEKAYSFYLQLTDKHPDYVGTYYHLGKLLEKDDQKEKAIAIYQQGMQVARNKRDMHAFSELQGAYNTAAGLDYEDD; encoded by the coding sequence ATGTCATCAACCCGTTTAAGTAAGTTATTAGAATTTTTAGAAAGTGATCCCAACGATCCTTTTATACTATATGCCTTAGCCACAGAGTATAACGCACAAAATGATAAGGAAAAGGCTTATTCTTTTTACCTTCAGTTAACGGATAAACATCCCGATTATGTTGGCACCTATTACCATTTAGGTAAATTACTCGAAAAAGACGATCAAAAAGAAAAGGCTATCGCCATTTATCAGCAAGGTATGCAGGTAGCACGCAACAAAAGAGACATGCACGCTTTTTCTGAATTACAGGGTGCATATAATACAGCGGCTGGATTAGATTATGAAGACGATTAA
- a CDS encoding chromate transporter, with translation MQTKPIAAKRQWLFIRNVIFFTFTSFGGAQAHLALLLKYFVQSTKFISEEELLELNALAQVLPGPASTQTLVGIAWKVGKLKLAIITFLIWILPTATIMTFAAISYALLDQKQKFNDVLEYIQPIALGIVAYGAWKLGKKVLSSQVSIFLAIASVIATLVLRNAYVFPLSILIGGMISSAIETPKEEAELRVKLFSNINPKKLVYFLGALLLFALVGAIINRTSPFSLPIRLLENFYRNGILVFGGGQVLVPLMFTEFVEMKHYLPSSGFLSGFALQQALPGPTFSFTSYLGALSMKNFGYGLWGQILGGLIGVIGINLPGLILVLFIVPFWDDLKKISRIRHSLSGINAVSVGFIIAAFVLLLIPMGFNWIFLGIMLATFLLLNFTKISPPVIVLAGILIGYLF, from the coding sequence ATGCAAACAAAACCTATTGCTGCAAAAAGACAGTGGTTATTTATTAGAAACGTAATCTTTTTCACCTTTACTTCCTTTGGAGGGGCGCAGGCACATCTGGCGCTATTGCTTAAATACTTTGTTCAGAGCACAAAATTTATCTCAGAAGAGGAGCTTTTAGAGTTAAATGCATTGGCACAGGTACTCCCAGGACCAGCATCTACGCAAACCCTGGTTGGGATAGCCTGGAAGGTTGGAAAACTTAAACTGGCTATTATCACTTTCCTGATCTGGATTTTACCCACAGCAACTATAATGACTTTTGCTGCAATCAGTTATGCCCTGCTCGATCAAAAACAAAAGTTCAATGATGTTTTAGAGTATATCCAGCCAATTGCACTGGGTATTGTAGCTTACGGCGCCTGGAAACTTGGCAAAAAGGTTTTATCCTCGCAGGTTTCCATATTCCTGGCCATTGCTTCGGTTATTGCTACGCTAGTTTTAAGAAATGCTTATGTGTTTCCATTGTCAATATTAATAGGAGGAATGATCTCTTCGGCTATCGAAACACCAAAAGAGGAAGCAGAGCTAAGGGTTAAACTTTTTTCAAATATCAACCCTAAAAAACTAGTTTACTTTTTGGGTGCTTTACTTTTGTTTGCCTTAGTAGGCGCAATTATAAACAGAACATCGCCCTTTAGTTTGCCGATCCGTTTACTCGAAAACTTTTACCGTAACGGAATATTGGTTTTCGGAGGGGGACAGGTACTTGTTCCGCTGATGTTTACCGAGTTTGTAGAGATGAAACATTATTTACCTTCATCCGGATTTTTATCAGGTTTTGCATTACAACAAGCTTTACCTGGTCCAACATTTTCTTTCACCAGCTATTTAGGTGCATTAAGCATGAAGAATTTTGGATACGGATTATGGGGGCAAATTTTAGGCGGATTAATCGGGGTAATTGGTATCAATTTACCTGGACTAATCCTCGTTTTATTTATTGTACCATTTTGGGATGATCTGAAAAAGATCTCCCGCATCCGTCATAGCCTTTCCGGAATCAATGCCGTTAGTGTTGGATTTATTATCGCCGCTTTTGTACTGCTGTTAATACCCATGGGCTTTAACTGGATATTTTTGGGAATTATGCTTGCCACATTTCTGCTGCTTAATTTCACAAAAATAAGCCCGCCGGTTATTGTGTTGGCAGGTATCCTGATCGGATATTTATTTTAG
- a CDS encoding replicative DNA helicase: MSIDNEQGGKNSMTARKSRLSNTISSQGKIPPQALDLEEAVLGALMLEKDALSAVIDVLKPEVFYNIAHQKIFEAIHILFQKSRPVDILTVTAELRTLGTLEIVGGAYYITNLTNRVASAANIEFHARIISQKYIQRELIRISTEIITNAYEDTTDIFDLLDQAEKGLFEIAQNNLRRDTQKMDDIIKQSLATLEELRTKTDGLTGVPTGFTGLDRITGGWQKQDLVIIAARPAMGKTAFVLTCARNATVDFAKPTVVFSLEMSSVQLVNRLISGEAEIEQEKIRKGNLQEWEWQQLHSKIGRLTEAPLLIDDTPALNIFEFRAKCRRLKSQYDIQLVIVDYLQLMHGKGEGKGGGNREQEIGSISRALKSVAKELDVPVLALSQLSRAVESRPGLQGKRPMLSDLRESGSIEQDADMVLFLYRPEYYGITEDEQGRSQAGIGEVIIAKHRNGETGIVPLKFVGKFVKFQDLEDDFNAPPNSFAADPSAGMYPSQDFEKQSNVIIRPSKMDDYNDDDPPF, encoded by the coding sequence ATGAGTATCGATAATGAACAAGGCGGAAAGAACAGTATGACTGCTAGAAAAAGCAGGTTAAGTAATACCATAAGTTCACAAGGGAAAATCCCCCCTCAGGCGTTAGATCTTGAGGAAGCAGTTCTTGGGGCATTAATGCTCGAAAAAGATGCGCTTTCTGCTGTAATTGATGTTTTGAAACCAGAGGTTTTTTATAACATTGCCCATCAGAAAATTTTTGAAGCCATTCATATCCTATTTCAGAAATCGCGACCGGTTGATATTTTAACCGTAACAGCCGAACTGCGTACATTAGGCACTTTAGAAATAGTTGGTGGCGCTTATTACATTACCAATTTAACCAATAGAGTTGCTTCAGCAGCGAATATCGAGTTCCACGCACGTATTATTTCTCAGAAATATATTCAGCGTGAGTTAATTAGGATCTCTACCGAAATCATTACAAATGCCTACGAAGATACAACTGATATTTTCGATCTCTTAGATCAGGCAGAAAAAGGACTTTTTGAAATCGCCCAGAATAACCTGCGTAGAGATACACAGAAAATGGACGATATCATTAAACAATCGTTAGCCACATTAGAAGAGCTTCGTACCAAAACCGATGGTTTAACCGGTGTGCCAACAGGTTTTACAGGATTAGACAGAATAACTGGTGGCTGGCAAAAGCAGGATTTAGTGATTATTGCTGCACGTCCGGCGATGGGAAAAACGGCTTTCGTACTAACCTGCGCAAGAAACGCCACCGTCGATTTTGCAAAGCCAACAGTGGTATTCTCACTAGAGATGTCGTCAGTTCAGTTGGTGAATCGTTTAATTTCTGGAGAAGCAGAAATTGAACAGGAAAAAATCAGAAAAGGAAATTTACAGGAATGGGAATGGCAGCAGTTACACAGTAAAATTGGCCGTTTAACTGAAGCTCCCCTGTTAATTGATGATACACCTGCGCTAAATATTTTCGAGTTCAGGGCAAAATGCAGACGATTAAAATCGCAATACGATATTCAATTGGTAATTGTCGATTACTTGCAGTTAATGCATGGTAAAGGCGAAGGAAAAGGAGGCGGTAACCGTGAGCAGGAAATTGGTAGTATTTCAAGGGCACTAAAATCAGTTGCAAAAGAACTTGACGTTCCGGTGCTGGCACTATCGCAGTTAAGTCGTGCGGTAGAGAGCAGACCTGGTTTACAAGGAAAGCGACCAATGTTATCCGATTTACGTGAGTCGGGATCTATTGAGCAGGATGCGGATATGGTATTGTTCTTGTACCGTCCTGAATATTACGGTATTACTGAAGATGAACAAGGAAGGTCGCAGGCGGGTATTGGTGAGGTTATCATTGCAAAACACCGTAATGGTGAAACCGGGATCGTACCGCTTAAATTCGTAGGTAAATTTGTGAAATTCCAGGATCTGGAAGACGACTTTAATGCGCCACCAAATTCATTTGCTGCTGATCCTTCTGCGGGAATGTATCCATCTCAGGATTTTGAAAAACAAAGCAATGTGATTATCCGTCCTTCAAAAATGGACGATTATAATGATGATGATCCACCGTTTTAG
- a CDS encoding 23S rRNA (guanosine(2251)-2'-O)-methyltransferase RlmB encodes MDNFRRPQRAKENNEFVFGIRAVIEAVKAGRDIETIYQQRGLGGDLFLELKALLKDTLIPLNSVPVEKLNRMSQKNHQGVIAVISPITYQNIEDIVPAVFEKGEVPLILVLDSVTDVRNMGAIARTAACVGVHAIVVPLKNAAQINADAIKTSAGALFSIPICRHANLHKTCLFLQESGLQIVACTEKTSDFIYAPDYTMPTAIVMGSEDEGISNDLLRVADHLAKIPMAGKIESLNVSVAAGVILYEAVRQRTV; translated from the coding sequence ATGGATAATTTTAGAAGACCGCAACGCGCAAAAGAGAATAATGAGTTTGTATTCGGCATCAGGGCCGTAATAGAAGCCGTTAAAGCAGGAAGAGATATTGAAACCATTTACCAGCAACGCGGTTTGGGCGGTGATCTTTTTCTAGAATTGAAAGCGCTTCTAAAAGATACTTTGATTCCTTTAAATTCGGTTCCAGTTGAGAAGCTGAACCGCATGTCGCAGAAAAACCATCAAGGTGTAATTGCCGTTATTTCTCCCATTACCTATCAGAATATTGAAGACATTGTTCCAGCTGTTTTTGAAAAAGGAGAAGTTCCATTAATTTTGGTTTTAGATAGCGTGACTGATGTCCGCAATATGGGTGCAATTGCCCGTACGGCTGCTTGTGTAGGCGTTCATGCCATTGTTGTTCCGTTAAAAAATGCAGCACAGATCAATGCAGATGCCATTAAAACATCTGCGGGTGCCTTATTCAGCATTCCGATTTGTCGCCATGCTAACCTGCACAAAACCTGTTTATTTCTACAGGAAAGCGGTCTGCAAATTGTAGCCTGTACCGAAAAAACAAGTGATTTTATTTATGCACCAGATTATACCATGCCTACGGCAATTGTAATGGGCTCAGAAGATGAAGGAATTTCTAACGATCTTTTAAGGGTAGCCGATCATTTAGCTAAAATACCAATGGCTGGAAAAATCGAATCGTTAAATGTTTCGGTTGCCGCCGGGGTAATTTTATACGAAGCGGTCAGACAAAGAACAGTTTGA
- a CDS encoding mannose-1-phosphate guanylyltransferase, with product MNKDYYALIMAGGVGSRFWPVSRTEYPKQFIDFFGVGKTLIQSTYDRFLKICLPENIFIVTNEIYSDLVKEQLPQLSANQILAEPLLRNTAPCIAYGSLKIAQLNPNATIVVAPSDHTIANIDGFIESIQQSLDAASKNDCLITLGIKPNRPDTGYGYIQHTDYVLNTDTDLHKVKTFTEKPNLELAKSFLQSGDFLWNAGIFIWSAKAILSAFEKHLPDMYEIFNIGRSELNTEGEKAFINNAYFQCTNISIDFGIMEKAENVYVLPSDFGWSDLGTWASIYEMAEKDYVGNAVIPSEQVLMFDSSNCMVNVPKDKLVILQGLHDYIVVENNNMLMICPRNEEQRVKEFVAEVKSRYGNKFI from the coding sequence ATGAATAAAGATTATTATGCATTAATTATGGCCGGTGGCGTCGGAAGTCGCTTTTGGCCAGTAAGCAGAACAGAATACCCAAAACAGTTTATCGATTTTTTTGGTGTAGGTAAAACTTTGATACAAAGCACCTACGATCGATTTTTAAAAATTTGCCTTCCTGAAAATATTTTTATTGTTACCAACGAAATTTATTCGGATTTAGTAAAAGAGCAGTTGCCACAGCTCAGTGCAAATCAAATTCTGGCAGAACCTTTATTAAGGAATACAGCACCTTGTATTGCTTACGGAAGTTTAAAAATTGCTCAATTAAATCCAAATGCGACTATTGTTGTAGCTCCTTCTGATCATACCATTGCCAATATTGATGGCTTTATAGAGTCTATTCAGCAATCATTAGATGCAGCTTCTAAAAACGATTGTTTAATCACATTAGGTATTAAACCAAACCGTCCGGATACAGGTTATGGTTATATTCAGCACACCGATTATGTGCTCAATACCGATACCGACCTGCATAAGGTTAAAACCTTTACCGAAAAGCCAAATCTGGAATTAGCCAAATCATTTTTGCAAAGTGGCGATTTCCTGTGGAATGCCGGGATATTTATCTGGTCGGCTAAAGCGATTTTAAGTGCCTTCGAAAAACATCTGCCGGATATGTATGAGATATTTAATATCGGCAGGTCTGAGCTGAATACGGAAGGAGAAAAAGCCTTTATCAATAATGCATATTTCCAATGCACCAATATTTCAATTGATTTTGGGATTATGGAAAAAGCGGAGAATGTTTACGTGCTTCCATCCGATTTTGGCTGGTCTGATTTAGGAACCTGGGCCTCTATTTATGAGATGGCCGAGAAAGACTATGTAGGCAATGCGGTTATCCCTTCGGAGCAGGTATTGATGTTCGATTCATCGAACTGTATGGTAAATGTGCCGAAAGATAAATTGGTGATCCTGCAAGGACTGCACGATTACATTGTGGTCGAAAACAATAATATGCTCATGATTTGCCCAAGAAACGAAGAGCAGAGAGTTAAGGAGTTTGTCGCTGAAGTTAAATCGCGCTACGGAAATAAGTTTATTTAG
- a CDS encoding D-arabinose 5-phosphate isomerase gives MKSKKSIIQSAVSTLELEAAAILNVAKNINNDFEKVVSSILHGKGRVIVTGIGKSAIIAQKMVATFNSTGTPAIFMHAADAIHGDLGMIQVDDIVICLSKSGNTPEIKVLTPLLKTSGNLLIGMVGELNSFLAEQADLILNTSFEKEACPHNLAPTTSTTAQLALGDALAICLLECRDFNESDFAKYHPGGSLGKKLYLRARDLALSNEKPAIHPSASVKDVLIEISKNRLGAVVVVDNDDKVLGIITDGDIRRMLENNNSIANLKAEDIMGRTPKSIQFDALAVDALDIIKQNNITQLLVLEQNTYFGIIHLHDLLNEGIV, from the coding sequence TTGAAAAGTAAAAAATCAATAATCCAATCAGCTGTAAGCACATTAGAGCTTGAAGCAGCAGCAATATTAAATGTTGCCAAGAATATTAATAACGATTTTGAAAAAGTCGTATCAAGCATTTTACATGGTAAAGGAAGGGTAATTGTTACAGGTATAGGAAAAAGTGCAATTATTGCGCAAAAAATGGTGGCTACTTTTAATTCAACAGGTACCCCTGCTATTTTTATGCATGCTGCAGATGCCATTCATGGCGATCTGGGCATGATCCAGGTGGATGATATTGTCATCTGCCTTTCTAAAAGCGGAAATACACCAGAAATAAAAGTACTTACCCCCTTGTTAAAAACTTCTGGCAATCTTTTAATCGGGATGGTTGGCGAGTTGAATTCTTTTTTAGCCGAGCAAGCTGATCTGATTTTAAACACTTCTTTCGAAAAAGAAGCTTGTCCGCATAATTTGGCACCCACCACCAGTACAACGGCGCAATTGGCATTGGGCGATGCCTTAGCCATTTGTTTATTGGAATGCAGAGATTTTAATGAATCAGATTTTGCCAAGTATCACCCGGGAGGATCCTTAGGTAAAAAATTATATTTAAGGGCCCGTGATCTTGCCCTGTCTAACGAAAAACCAGCCATACATCCATCGGCTTCTGTTAAAGATGTGCTGATCGAAATTAGTAAAAACCGTTTGGGTGCTGTTGTTGTTGTTGATAACGACGATAAGGTGCTGGGCATTATTACCGATGGTGATATTAGGCGGATGTTAGAAAATAACAATTCTATTGCAAACTTAAAAGCCGAAGATATTATGGGCAGAACGCCAAAGAGTATACAATTTGATGCTTTAGCGGTGGATGCCTTGGATATTATTAAACAAAACAATATAACGCAATTATTAGTTCTGGAACAAAATACTTACTTTGGCATTATCCATTTACACGATCTTCTTAACGAAGGTATTGTGTAA